The following proteins are encoded in a genomic region of Nitrospinota bacterium:
- the rplU gene encoding 50S ribosomal protein L21 encodes MYAIIAVGGKQLKVQEGDTIRVERLPGEVGEAITLDEVLLVNKGDGSLALGEPTVEGATVTGDIVGHGRAKKITIFKHKRRKNYRRKQGHRQNFTSLKITGIDAGASRTKPTKSSAKASEPKDPAPDPSVAED; translated from the coding sequence GTGTATGCAATTATAGCCGTTGGCGGAAAACAGCTTAAGGTCCAAGAGGGCGACACCATCCGCGTGGAGCGCCTCCCTGGAGAGGTGGGCGAGGCGATTACTCTCGATGAGGTTCTCCTGGTCAACAAGGGCGACGGAAGCCTGGCCCTGGGAGAACCCACTGTTGAAGGCGCCACTGTTACAGGAGACATCGTCGGCCACGGGCGTGCCAAAAAGATTACCATCTTCAAGCACAAACGTAGGAAGAATTATCGGCGCAAACAGGGTCACCGCCAAAACTTCACCTCGCTTAAAATTACAGGCATCGACGCAGGGGCGTCGAGAACTAAACCAACGAAGAGCTCAGCAAAAGCAAGCGAGCCAAAGGATCCCGCTCCCGATCCTTCGGTCGCGGAGGATTAA
- the rpmA gene encoding 50S ribosomal protein L27 yields MAHKKAGGSSGNGRDSIGKRLGVKRFAGQMVSAGSILVRQRGTTFHAGENVGVARDYTLFSKVDGVVTFERLGRSRRRISVQATD; encoded by the coding sequence ATGGCCCATAAGAAAGCAGGCGGCAGCAGCGGAAACGGCCGCGACAGCATCGGCAAGCGCTTGGGTGTCAAGCGGTTCGCCGGCCAAATGGTCTCGGCAGGAAGCATTCTCGTACGGCAGCGGGGCACGACGTTCCACGCTGGAGAGAACGTTGGCGTCGCCCGCGACTACACTTTGTTCAGCAAAGTTGACGGAGTCGTCACGTTTGAGCGTCTGGGCCGCTCAAGGCGCCGAATCAGCGTCCAGGCGACTGATTAA